The Macaca fascicularis isolate 582-1 chromosome 11, T2T-MFA8v1.1 genomic sequence GCAGCAAGCCCTCTGTGTCTTGCAGGCTTGTGACATCACGGGAGGACTGTACCTGAAGGTGCCTCAGATGCCCTCCCTTCTGCAGTATTTGCTGGTAAGGAGACAGCAGTGGTGACCCTGATGCCTGTAGGGAAGGATGACCTCTGTGTCCTGGGAAAGGAATGGAAGCAGGATGGCTGGTGCTAGTACTCGGGAGAAAGCAATAAATGCAGGCGTTGGGGTTCCAAGGCCTAGAAGGGTGGGGCTTCAcgttatttttttcccattttttaaataaaagtttcttttgtttgtttgtttgttttacagtgGGTGTTTCTTCCCGATCAAGATCAGAGATCTCAGTTAATCCTCCCACCCCCAGTTCATGTTGACTACAGGGCTGCTTGCTTCTGTCATCGAAATCTCATTGAAATTGGTTATGTCTGTTCTGTGTGTTTGTCAAGTAAGTTCATGtacctagtttttcttttttttctatgtttgggGGCAGGAAAACAGTTTCTCAACTGCATTGTTTTTTCAGCCAccccattgtttcttttttttttttttaaatttacagtaTTCTGCAATTTCAGCCCCATTTGCACTACGTGCGAGTAAGTATCTTTGAGATTGTGTGGGTGGCTGATACTTCACAGCTCTAGaatattgaaaaatgttttcctcTCTGTAATTTCAGGACAGCCTTTAAGATTTCTCTGCCTCCAGTACTgaaagccaagaaaaagaaactgaaagtgTCTGCCTGAGGataaaatactttctccatcttTTAGAGCTGTTAATAGAAATTACATAGCAGATTCTTTGTTGGgaagactaaaaaaaaataaagatagataTAGGATAATTTTTAATGTAGTGACCTTACAGAAAATATTTCCCAAACATTCTTTTTATCCTGTGCTTCCGGAGGACTGATTTGTTTGAGGGAGCCATTCTATGCAATATATCCTAAAATATTCTGTGACTGGTTGCTGTCCAGAAAGGGGCAAGAAAGCACATGtttgtggctttcttttttttaacggGATGACTGTTAGTCAAAGTCAGCTTGTCATGATTGATCATAGGCTTTCTAACCTACTACCTGAATCCAGGTCCTCGTTGTGAAATGCATGGCATGGGAAATTTGAACGTAGCTTTGTAAAAGGACTATTTGTAGAGTAATGGCATTAATCAACACAGAACGTCTTATTTGAATCAACAGTTACCTGTGATCGTCATGTAAATAAAATTCTTGTTGTTTAAATTGAGATAGCCTCAGATATTTGCAGATATTTACTTTTTGTCTGATATCAGTACATATTTGGACAAAGTCGTCTAAACAATAGTTTGTCACCAAATAACtacaaaatctcattttaaatgagTAAGGAGAACATGTGAAGTAgcaaattttcttcaaaatagttGTGGGAAGAGCTTATATGTGAAAGCTTATGACTGGTTTTGAGGGAGAACTTACTGGGGAAAATGGACTCTGCTAAGTATGGTTTTCAGAtagaattctttccttttttaatgggGGAAAAATCCACATTAATATTGAaactgcacctgtaatcccagcactttgggaggctgaggccagaggattgcttgagcccaggagttcgagagcagcctgggcaaccaagtgagaagaccccatctctacgaaaagtTTAAGTATATTTATAGAAACTGTTCTCTAGAAACTTTGGACTGAATCCCGAGAATGTTTATAAGTTCAAAAGCAAAACTATTTGtaatttcaacaacaaaaagtgtATTTTTCTATGTAATCTTGAAATTATTAAAAGTCCTTTTAGTTTCTAGCACATATTTGTACAAAGACTTTAAGGAATGGTGGctgagttattttgttttttttaaaatgtttactgacaaggccgggcatggtagctcacccctgtaatcctagcactttgggaggccaaggcgggcagatcacaaggtcaggtgttcgagaccagcctggccagtatggtgaacctctgtctctactaaaaatacaaaaattagccaggcaaggtagcagccacctgtagttccagctactcgggaggctgaggcaggagaattgcttgaacccgcgaggcagaggttgcagtgagccaagatagtgcctctgcactccagcctgggtgacagagcgagactttgtatcaaaaaagaaaggctgggcaccgtggctcacgcctgtaatcccagctaggaggccgaggtgggcggatcaggaggtcaggagattgagaccatcctggctaacacggtgaaaccccgtctctactaaaaatacaaaaaaaaatcagcagggcgtggtggcgggcgcctgtagtcccagctacttggaggctgaggcaggagaatggcgtgaacccgggaggtggagcttgcagagatctgagattgtgccactgcactccagcctgggcgacagaaggagactccgtctcaaccaaaaaaaaaaaaaaaaaccagcctgactaacatgatgaaaccccttctctactaaaaatacaaaaattagccgggcgtggtgacacgtgcctgtacaaatcccagctactcaggaggctgaggcaggagaatcgcttgaaccttggaggcagaggttgcagtgagccgagatcgagctactgcactccagcctgggcgacagagggagactccatctcaaaagaaacaaacaaaaaagtgtacTTACAGCCAGGCgccttggctcacgcctgtaatcccagcactttgagaggccaaggcgggcggatcacctgaagtcaggagtttgagaccatcctgcccaacatggtgaaaccctgtctctactaaaaatacaaaaattagctgggtgtggtggcaggtgcgtgcaatcccagctactcgggaggctgaggcaggagaatcccttgaacccaggaggcagaggttgcagtgaaccaagatcaagatcacgccattgcactctatcctgggcgacaagaacgaaactctgtctcaaaaaaaaaaaaaaaaaaatgtgtactgACAAAACCCATTGTGTGCAAAACTGTGTGTGTAACtaagattttaattttctctttatacaGGCGGagtcatatttaaataatttgatatttGCTTAATTTCAGATAGATTTTGTATTCTGGATTTGTGTCTTTGTTAACAAATATACAGACTTTGGTGCTCACTTTGCAAATGTTTGTTAATCCTTGAGTTTGAGaacctgtcttttaaaaatagtacttAATATTTCATATACTAATTAAGTGTAATGGAAATCACAATTTTAAGTCTAGGATATAAAGTATTATATATCTAAAAGAGATATACTTTCAAGCAAGCTAGcaagacttttattattttttatttgaaatgtcttATACGTTTGGTTAGTTCTGTTTAACTTGTTTTTAACTGTTGCCCTTATgagttattttatataaatttttacaataaaataatttgattttcatatctggttgaattatttcctttcattcattatttatctcATGCTCATTCAACCCTTCTTCAAATGTGTGCTTTTAAACTGCATTTGGTCAAATGCCAGACAATTTTTTACTCAACCCTGAAGAACTTTAATTTCAAATCTTAgtctgcgtgcagtggctcacgcctgtaatcccaacactttaggaggctgaggcgggaggatcacttaagcctaggagttcaagaccagcctgggcagcatggcaaaaccccgtctctacaaaaaatataaaaattagccagatgtggtggtgcatgcctgtagtcccagctactctggtggctaaggtgggaggatcacttgagtccaagaggcgcaggttacaatgagccatgatcatgctactgaactccagcctggatgacagagtgagaccctgtctctaaataaataaatgcaaatgatttttgtatgttgattttgtatcctgctactttactaattttatcagttctaatagttttttggtggcgTCTAGGTTTTTTCAGATATAAGATTgtatcgggccgggcgcggtggctcaagcctgtaatcccagcactttgggaggccaagacgggtggatcacgaggtcaggagatcgagaccatcctggctaacacggtgaaaccccgtctctactaaaaaaatacaaaaaactagccaggcgaggtggcgggcgcctgtagtcccagctactcgggaggctgaggcaggagaatggcgtaaacccgggaggcagagcttgcagtgagctgagatccggccactacactccagcctgggcgacagagcgagactctgtctcaaaaaaaaaaaaaaaaaaaaaaaaaaagattgtatcgtctgcaaacaaggataattttactttttcctttttaatttgaataccttttatgtctttctcatgactgattgctctagctaggactttcagcactatgttgaataccagtggtgaaagtgggcatctttatCGTGTTCCAGAATTCAGAGGAAAGGTTTTCCGttttttccctgttcagtatgatactagctgtgggtctgttatatgtggcttttttgtgtgtgtgttgaagtatgttccttctatacccatttttttgagggttttttttttttatcatgaaaggatgttgaattttatcaaatgctttttgagCATCCATTGAAATGATCAGATGACTTTTGTTCTTCCTTTGGTTgacatgatgtatcacattgattgatttgcctgtgttgaaccatcctgttgaaccatccttgcatccctggaatgaaTCCTACTGGGTCatgatgaatgaattttttttttttttttttgggacagagtttcgctcttgttgcccaggctggagtgcaatggggtgataacagctcactgcaacctctgcctcccgggttcaagcgattttcctgcctaagcctcccaagtagctgggattacaggggcctgccaccatgcccagctaatttttttggatttttaatagagactgggtttcaccatgctggccaggctggtcttgaactcctgacttcagatgatccacccgccttggcctccacaagtgctgggattacaggtgtgagtcactacacctggctgaagtacctatttttttttttttttttgtactgagacagaatctcgctctgtcactcaagttggagtgcagtggcctgatctcggttcactgcagcctctgccacctggattaaagcgattctcctgcctcaacctcctgcgtatctgggattacaggtgtgcgccaccatgcccggctaattttgtattattagtagagatggggtttcaccatattggccaggatggtctcgaactcctgacctcaagtgatccacccacctcagcctcccaaagtgctcggattacaggtgtgagccaccatgccctgactgaatgatatttttaatgtgttgttgaattttgtttgctggtattttgttgaggattttgcatcaatgttcattggAGACATTagcctgtagttttgttttttttttgtttgtttgtttttttttttttttttttgagacggagtcttactctgttacccaggctggagtacagtggtacgatctctgctcactataacctctgcttcccaggttcaaagtggtcctcccgcctcagcctcccaagtagctgggagtacaagcatgcgccactatgcccggctaatttctgtatttttagtagagagggtttcgccatgttggctaggctggtcctgaactcctgacctcaagcgtccactgcctcagcctcccaaagtgtcaggattacaggcatgagccactgggcccagctggttttccagtttattggcatatagctgctcatagtagtctctaatgatcctttgaatttctgtgatatcagttgtaaggtctttttcatctctgattttacttatttgggtcttttttttcttagtgtggctaaaggtttgtcaattttgttcttttcaaaaaaccagcttttcattttgttgatcttctgaattttttaaattgcaatttcatttatttctgctcttgctctttattatttcttttctttttgagacggagtcttgctctgttgcccaggctggagtgcagtggcacaatcccagctcactgcaacctccgcctcccgggttcaagcgattctcctgcctcagcctcccaagtagctggaactaaaggcatgcgccaccatgcctggctaatttttgtatttttattagagatggggtttcaccatgttggtcaggttggttatgaactcctgacctcaggtgatccacctgcctcagcctcccaaagtgctaggattataggcgtgagccaccttattatttcttttctaatactaactttgggtttggtttgctcttttcTGGTTCTTCAAGCAtcatttggttttttatttgaagtttttctgcttttttgataAAGGTACTTATTGCTCTAAGGtctcctcttagtactgcttttccTGTATTCCAtcggttttggtatgttgtttttccatttttgtatgtttcaaggagtttttaaattttccctcttaatggccgggcccagtggctcacacctgtaatcccaacactttgggaggtcgaggtgggcggatcacgaggtcaaaagaacgagaccatcctggccaacatggtgaaacactgtctctagtagaaatacaaaaaaaaaaatagctgggcgtggtggcatgcgcctgtaggcccagctacttgggaggctgaggcaggaaaattgtttgaacctgggaggcggaggttgcagtgagctgagattgctccactgcaatccagcctggtgacagagcaagactctgtctcaagaaaaaaaaaaaaccctcttaatttcttcattgatccactGATCATTCAGCAACatactgtttaatttccttgtGTTTGTATactttccaaagttcctcttgttattgatttctggttttattccattgtgatcagaaaagatgcttgatctggggctgggtgtggtggctcatgcctgtaatccctgcactttgggaaaccgacgtgggtggatcacctaaggttaggagttcaagaccagcgtgcctaacatggtgaaaccctgtctctactaaaaaatataaaaattagctgggtgtggtggtgcacacctgtaatcctagctactcaggaggctgaggcaggagaatcacctgaacccgggaaggcagaggttgcagtgagctaagatcatgccattggacgccagcttgggggacaagagtgagactccatctcaaggaaaaaaaaaacaaaacgatgcttggtctgattttttttttttgtaaagacttgttttgtgacctaacatacgATCTATTCTTGACAATGATTCATGTGcttagaagaatgtgtattctatagCCATTAGATGAAATGTGccataaatatctattaggtccatttggtctatagtgcaaaTTAGGTCTCAcatttccttgttgattttctgtctggataatctgtccaatgctgaaagtgagaGGCTGAAGTCTGCAACTGTTATGGTACtggggtctctctctttctttagccctaataatatttgctttatatatctgagtgcttcaatattgggtgcatatatgtttacactagttatattctcttgctgagccctttatcattatataatgaccttctttaccacttttttttttttttttgagacagagtctcacgctgtcacctaggctggtgtgcagtggcatgatctcggctcattgcaacctccacctcccaggttctagtgattctcccgcctcagtctcccgagtagctgggattacaggcatgtgctaccatacctggctaatttttttttttttttttttgagacggagtctcactctgttgcccaggctggagtgcagtggcgcgatctcagctcactgcaagttctgcctcctgggttcatgccattctgctgcctcagcttccctagtagctgggactacaggtgtgcaccaccacacccagctaaatttttttttgtatttttagtagagacggggtttcaccatattggcccagctggtctcgaactcctgacctcgtgatctgcccgcctcatcctcccaaagtgctgggattacaggtgtgagccaccacacccaatcttaaaatctattttatctgataaaagTATATAGCTActtttgctcttttttggtttccattagaatatctttttccatccctttatttttagtctatgtgtgtctttataggtgaagagTTTCTTATAGGCAGCTAATCATTAcgtcttttttttgtgtgtgtatccattcagccactctacgtcttttgattggagagtttagtccatttacattcaatattattgataagtaaggacttactactgccattttgttatttgtcttctgatctccccttcctcccttctttccatcttcctttttatgaaagtgattttctctgatggtatgttttaatttcttgctttatatttttgtgtatctgttgtaggCTTTTTGATATGAGTTTAGCATGAGGCTTGCGAATAccatcttataacccattattttaaactgatgataaCTTTGATTGCAAAAACAAGCAGAGAAAACTAATACTTTATACTTTAACTTCATCCCTCTGATTTTTAACTTTGTATTGTTTCTACAATATTTGTATCTTATTATACTATGTCTTAAAAAGCtgtagctattatttttgataggtttgCCTTTTAGTCTACTACTCAAGATATGAATAGTTTACATATTTGTAGAGGTACCATCTTGGTGATCTTGGGTGAGATCTTGGAGAATTCCCTGGATCACCGTTAGCAGTGTGAGTctgtacaggtctgcagcaaTCGATTCTTGCCTCCTCGGAGGAAAGAATTTGGCCAAGCagcataaggcagagtgagagaccaaggcaaaTTTTAGAGCAGGGGTAAAcgtttattaaaatgttttagagcaggaacgaaaggaagtaaaatacacttggaagagggccaagcgggCGACTGGAGAGATTCAAGTGCCTGGTCTGACCCTTCACTTGGGGTTTCTATACATTAGCATGGTTCTGAGGTTTGTGCCCTCCCTTGGTTtttccttggggtgggctgtctgcatgtcagcggcctgccagcacttgggaggggccgcATGTGCAAAGTGTTCACTGAAGTTGTGCGCATGCTCATTTGAGGCATTTTCCTTTACCAGTCGAGTGTTCCCAGAGGAAGGttatataccagttaaactctgccatgtTGCCTCTTACTATGTGTGCATGAGCCTGtttgcccaactcctgagatcttatcgggAAGCTGCTGATGATcagcttcaggtgttttctatctttttttgagatggatggagtcacagtagtgtgatctcagctcactgcaacatctgccccctgggttcaagcgattctcctgcctccgcctcccgagtagctgggagtaaaggtgcatggcaccacgcccagctaattttttgtatcttttggtagagatgggtttctctgtgttgcccaggctggtcttgaactcctggccccaagtgatccatTGCCTTCATcacccaaagtgcagggattacaggtgtgagccaccaagcctggcccagaaatgttttcttttgggaGGATTTATCTCATAATTTTTATCACTTGGCCATGCCAACTTAATTTGCAGATTAATTCCCCCCAAAGACAGATGGGGAATAACAGAAATATTTAAGTGTTTGACAGCTTCCTCCTGGTAACGTTCTCCTAGACTTTATGCCAAGATGTCAAGAGAGGTACACATTTTGCGTCTTCCAGAGAGGAGCTGAGGTACAGGGGAAAGTTTCATTCTCATATTACAACTGTAGCCACCCACAATTTTTCAAGGAGTGTAAGAAAAAGGTAATGCCCAGTGTCAGGCCCTTATAAAGCCTCAACTTTCCGAATCCTTTCACCATGTTAGATTTGCTGATCAATGAATATGTAACTGAACATTAAGAGTAATAatgggcggtggctcatgcctgtaatcccagcactttgggaggctgagacgggcggatcacaaggtcaggagatcgagaccatcctggctaacacggtgaaatcccatctctactaaaaatacaaaaaattagccgggtgtgtggtgggcgcctgtagtcccagctacttgggaggctgagggaggagaatggcgtgaacccgggaggcggagcttgcagtgagctgagatcatgccactgcactccagcctgggcaacagagtgagactccgtctcaaaaaaaaaaaaaaaaaaaaaagagtaataatggggctgagtgcggtggcccacacctgtaatcccagcacttttggaggccaaggcaggaaaatcacttgagcccaagagtttgagaccagcctgggcaacatggtgaaaccccatctctacaaaaaatacaaaaattagctgggtgtcgtggcgtattcccagctacctgggaggctgaggtgggaggatcagccgagcccagaagtttgaggatgcagtgagctatgattatgccactgtaccattccagcctgggtgacagacagagtgagaccctgtctcaaaaaaatcaaataaaaataaataaataaaaagtaataatggCAAACATTGATTTGGCATTTACCATCAGTCAGTCACAGTGCTGAACACCACGACTGTCCCAGCTAAAGTACACACCACCCCTCTGATACTGAACAAGTACGTGATCATtaactgagtgcttactatatgccagacattgGCTTAACCTCATTAGACATGTTacttcatttcatcctcacacaATCCCCAGGGAAGGATTATCATCATCccttttttatagatgaggaagctgaagcttagagaggtcgacttgcccaaagtcacttaACAGCTGAGAATATCTGTGGAGGGAAGGCGGAATCCCACGCCAGGCAGCCTGACCTCAGAACCTGCACTCTCAGCCCCCAAGCCGTGACAATGCTTGAAATGTTCTGAGgctactgaaagaagaaaaacaatttttttttccagacagaattTTGATTCTTTCACATCTGTCCTATTGTTGGACGAAACCTCTTGTGTGTTCTGTGATTGGATCTGCTTTCAGAGTGGTGAGAGCTCTGTgcgtgggagaaaatcttcaaaaaCCTAGGAGAACgataataaaaaacaatagtggtaataaatgataataaatgataaatgataattataaaaatataaatgtaaattttataaaattataaagtaaaaaatttataaaatatgtttatatttatataaaatataaatacatatttataagataaaatataaatacatatttattttataagatacataaataaataaatattatgtatatatttttgagacagagtctggctctgtggctgaggcttgagtgcagtggtgagaaaacggctcactgcaacctccgcctcccagattcaagcgattcttctgcctcagcctcctgagtagttgggattataggcgcatgccgacacgcccggctaattttttgtatttttcctagagacagggtttcaccatgttggtcaggctggtctcaaactcctgaccttgtgatccgcccgcctcggcctcccaaagtgctgggattacaggcaggagccaccgcacccggcctatatatattttatatgtatcaaGTATGTATATTTgagatatacatataaaacaaagtatatatattttgtaaatatatattttataaaaacataagatataaataatgcataataaatgatggtaaagataataataataaaaacagcgCTGCAGTCCCATCCCCTTTTTGTACTCACCCCCTAAAAATCCCTATAAAAATCAAGTTTATTAAGGAGCAAATTCCACCCTTTTTATTTAGAAGCCAGTGTCTATAGGCTCGCTCTTGGGTTAGATTAATTCCAGGGTAGAGGAAAACTCCAGTTTTTGAGCTGGAAACGCACCCCTGCTTTTCAggactttttaattttgattttttcaatttttattttaggcccAGGGGTCCATGTACAGGttgctatataggtaaattgcGTGTCACGGGGGTTGGGTGCACAGATTGTTccgtcacccaggtactaagtgGAGCACCGGATGGTAGTTTTTCCGCCCTCACTTTCCCCACGAGTCAAGCCGCAAAAATGCGAGGCCTTGTGGGCGGGGCCGGGGTGCCCGCTCTTGCCACTGGTCCAATCACAGCACGGCGCTCCGCCTGGCCGGTCACCTATTGGTGGTTGCCATAGCTCCGGGCGTTCGCTTGACAAGATGGCGGCGGTGGGGCGGTGTTTTCGTGTCTGAGTCCTTCTCGGGTTCTAAGGCGGGCGCGGTTCTGCTGGGCCCGGCCCGCGAGGTCCAAGGCATGGGCTTCCAGTCTCCGGCCGCTCTTCTTTTGAGGCTTCTCCTTCTGCAGGGCGTCCTGAGGCTGGTGTGGGGGGACCTGGGTGTGTACGGCGCGGCAGGGACCTTGGTGGGCCGGGGCTAAGGGGACTGGGCGTTAAAAGGGCCAACCTGGACTCTCCCGGGAGTTTCGGGAGTCGAGACCGCCAAAGGAAGCCGCCACACACACCTTAGGCGGTGACTCTTCCACTGCTAATCCCTCCTTATCCCCTTTCCTTCCCGCCTAGCTTTCATCCCTCCTTTTATCCGAATGTCCGGCCCTGCGGTCAGCGCATCCCTGGTCGGAGACACCGAGGGCGTGACCGTGTCCCTGACCGTGCTGCAGGACGAGGCGGGTAAAGTCTGGCCCTTATTTTGGGAAGGGTGGGGGTTGGACTGGATCCAGACCTCCCAGGGAGCCTGGCGAGGTGGCATCCTTTGGGCCCCCTGCCTCTGTTCTCTGTAAAGTCGCATGGGGAGAAAAGGATCGGGGCGCTGCTGTAGGCCAGAGAGGACAGACGGACAGGTTCGAAGAAAGCTTGAAATAATAATGGCTAGCATTCATTGAACTAACATCGTGCATCATCCCATTTTCCTTGTAAGAGCAGTAATATCTTTTCATCCCCTTTGACCAGTGAAGAAACAAATTCAGAGAGGTTGTCACTGTCCCAGTATCAAGCAGCTTGTAAAGGGCCCAATCTTGGGCTGTAATGTGAGTCCATCCTAGGCAGTCTGACTCGAGCTGATGGGCCGTGCTGCCTTTGCGTGCTGGTCTTCTCTTCTTTAGGAATATTGCCAGTTCCGACGTGTGGAGTGCTGAGCAATGAGACGGAAGACTGGAGTGTGACTGTGACCCCTGGCGCGGTAAGGCAGAAGTAAA encodes the following:
- the GTF2H3 gene encoding general transcription factor IIH subunit 3 isoform X3; its protein translation is MNKEIKDNQEMKSRILVIKAAEDSALQYMNFMNVIFAAQKQNILIDACVLDSDSGLLQQACDITGGLYLKVPQMPSLLQYLLWVFLPDQDQRSQLILPPPVHVDYRAACFCHRNLIEIGYVCSVCLSIFCNFSPICTTCETAFKISLPPVLKAKKKKLKVSA